From one Synechocystis sp. PCC 6803 substr. PCC-P genomic stretch:
- a CDS encoding SH3 domain-containing protein: MKGHINAPEKVSPHRILKLFNLMAVFGLLGQGFWLQAPALGQNALTVCGAETGRVYLRDRPSNASQNANRTLANGTPVRGYEYRNGFVFVETVNGFSGWVTERYLCGSSPVGSSPSYICGAETGRVYLRDRPSNSSQNANRTLSNGTAVSTEGYSNGFFLVETMDGMRGWVTERYVCP; the protein is encoded by the coding sequence ATGAAAGGTCACATCAATGCTCCGGAAAAAGTTTCTCCCCACCGTATCTTGAAACTCTTTAACTTGATGGCCGTGTTTGGTCTGTTGGGGCAAGGTTTTTGGTTGCAAGCCCCTGCCTTGGGCCAAAATGCTCTCACCGTCTGTGGGGCAGAAACCGGCAGGGTCTATTTACGGGATCGTCCTAGCAATGCTAGTCAAAATGCTAACCGCACCCTAGCCAACGGCACCCCTGTGCGAGGATACGAATATCGCAACGGCTTTGTTTTTGTGGAAACCGTCAATGGTTTTTCGGGGTGGGTCACAGAACGCTATCTTTGTGGCAGTTCCCCCGTTGGAAGTTCCCCTTCCTATATCTGTGGTGCCGAAACGGGACGGGTATATTTGCGCGATCGCCCCAGCAATAGCAGCCAAAATGCCAACCGCACCCTGAGCAATGGCACTGCAGTTAGTACCGAGGGTTATAGCAACGGTTTCTTCCTGGTGGAAACCATGGACGGCATGAGAGGCTGGGTGACAGAGCGTTATGTTTGTCCTTGA
- a CDS encoding DUF6761 family protein, producing MSIMLQDPQIIRFYQKLTDAMVDLWNRSRSMDEIRLYVDGFIACLRFSNQIEPYLIHRLEEEVFAFLRDPSNFSYPAFETEKDYDYF from the coding sequence ATGTCCATAATGTTGCAAGACCCCCAAATCATTCGTTTCTATCAAAAGTTAACTGATGCGATGGTGGATTTATGGAACCGTAGTCGTTCGATGGATGAAATCCGCCTCTATGTGGATGGGTTTATTGCCTGTCTGCGTTTCAGCAACCAAATTGAACCCTACTTGATCCACCGTCTGGAGGAAGAAGTCTTTGCTTTTTTAAGAGACCCTTCCAACTTCAGTTACCCTGCTTTTGAAACTGAGAAAGACTACGACTACTTTTAG
- a CDS encoding succinate dehydrogenase/fumarate reductase flavoprotein subunit produces the protein MLEQDVVIVGGGLAGCRAALEIKRLAPDTKVAIVAKTHPIRSHSVAAQGGIAASLKNVDAEDSWEAHAFDTVKGSDYLADQDAVEILTKEAPEVIIELEHLGVLFSRLPDGKIAQRAFGGHSHNRTCYAADKTGHAILHELVNNLRRNKVEIYDEWYVMKLIYEEGEAKGLVMYEIATGRIEIVRAKAVMVATGGYGRVYNTTSNDYASTGDGLAMAAIAGIPLEDMEFVQFHPTGLYPVGVLISEAVRGEGAYLINSEGRRFMEDYAPSRMELAPRDITSRAITLEIRAGRGVNADGSAGGPYVYLDLRHMGREKIMSRIPFCWEEAHRLVGIDAVEQPMPVRPTVHYCMGGIPVNTDGRVRKNANELTEGFFAAGECACVSVHGGNRLGSNSLLECVVYGRRTGRSIAEYVQGRSLPEIDEAVYKTEAQTRIDQLLNQQGTVRINTLRQAFQDCMTSHCGVFRSESFMAEGLEQVQNLKAQYGQIFLDDKQPQWNTEVIEALELQSIMAVGELILTSAIQRQESRGSHAREDFPSRDDEQFLRHTLASFDGEQIKVEYMPVVINRFEPKERKY, from the coding sequence ATGCTCGAACAGGACGTTGTCATTGTCGGTGGGGGTTTAGCCGGTTGTCGGGCCGCCCTAGAAATTAAGCGTCTGGCCCCTGATACCAAAGTGGCGATCGTGGCCAAAACCCATCCCATCCGTTCCCATTCTGTGGCCGCCCAGGGGGGCATTGCAGCCAGTCTGAAAAACGTTGACGCTGAAGATTCCTGGGAAGCCCATGCCTTTGATACGGTGAAGGGATCGGATTATCTAGCGGATCAGGATGCGGTGGAAATTCTCACCAAAGAAGCCCCGGAAGTAATTATTGAGCTAGAACATTTGGGAGTACTTTTTTCCCGTTTACCAGACGGTAAAATTGCCCAGCGGGCCTTTGGCGGCCACTCCCACAATCGCACTTGCTACGCCGCCGATAAAACAGGCCATGCCATTTTGCACGAACTCGTGAATAACCTGCGCCGCAATAAGGTGGAAATTTACGATGAGTGGTATGTGATGAAACTCATCTACGAAGAAGGTGAGGCAAAGGGCTTGGTGATGTATGAAATTGCCACCGGTCGCATTGAAATTGTCCGAGCTAAGGCGGTGATGGTCGCCACGGGGGGCTACGGCCGGGTTTATAACACTACTTCCAATGACTACGCTTCCACTGGGGACGGTTTGGCCATGGCGGCGATCGCCGGAATTCCCTTGGAAGATATGGAGTTTGTCCAGTTTCATCCCACGGGGCTATATCCGGTGGGGGTGCTAATTTCCGAAGCAGTGCGGGGGGAAGGAGCTTACTTAATTAATAGTGAAGGGCGCAGGTTTATGGAAGACTATGCCCCCAGTCGTATGGAGTTGGCCCCCAGGGACATCACCTCCCGGGCCATTACCCTGGAAATCCGGGCGGGGCGGGGGGTTAACGCCGATGGCAGTGCTGGCGGCCCCTATGTTTACCTAGATTTGCGCCATATGGGTCGGGAAAAAATTATGAGTCGTATTCCCTTCTGTTGGGAAGAAGCTCACCGTTTAGTGGGCATTGATGCAGTGGAACAACCGATGCCAGTGCGGCCCACAGTGCATTACTGCATGGGGGGCATTCCGGTAAATACCGATGGTCGGGTACGAAAAAATGCCAACGAGTTAACAGAAGGATTTTTTGCTGCGGGGGAATGTGCCTGTGTTTCCGTCCATGGGGGCAATCGTTTAGGCAGTAACTCCCTGTTGGAATGTGTGGTTTATGGTCGTCGCACGGGCCGGAGCATTGCCGAATATGTCCAAGGGCGATCGCTCCCGGAAATTGACGAAGCAGTTTATAAAACTGAGGCCCAAACCCGCATTGATCAGCTTCTTAACCAACAGGGTACAGTGCGTATTAACACCCTGCGCCAAGCTTTTCAGGATTGCATGACCAGCCATTGTGGGGTGTTCCGCTCCGAATCCTTTATGGCAGAAGGTTTGGAACAGGTACAAAATCTTAAAGCCCAGTACGGGCAAATCTTTTTGGACGATAAACAACCGCAATGGAATACGGAAGTTATTGAAGCCCTAGAACTGCAAAGCATTATGGCAGTGGGGGAATTGATTTTAACTTCTGCGATCCAACGCCAGGAAAGTCGGGGTTCCCATGCTCGGGAAGATTTTCCCAGTCGGGATGATGAACAATTCTTGCGCCACACCTTAGCCAGTTTTGACGGCGAACAAATAAAAGTGGAATATATGCCGGTGGTCATTAATCGCTTTGAACCGAAGGAGCGTAAATATTAA
- a CDS encoding PCP reductase family protein: protein MSDPISWTAEATERLKEIPFFVRPAARKKIENFAREAGITEITETVYEQAKQKFN, encoded by the coding sequence ATGAGTGATCCTATTAGTTGGACTGCCGAAGCAACGGAGCGTTTAAAGGAAATTCCTTTTTTCGTTCGTCCTGCCGCCCGTAAAAAAATCGAAAATTTTGCCAGGGAAGCAGGAATCACAGAGATAACGGAAACGGTCTACGAGCAAGCTAAACAAAAGTTCAATTAG
- a CDS encoding histidine triad nucleotide-binding protein, with the protein MAEDTIFSKIIRREIPAAIVYEDDLCLAFKDVNPQAPVHVLLIPKKPLPQLSAATPEDHALLGHLLLKAKEVAADLGIGDQFRLVINNGAEVGQTVFHLHLHILGGRPFSWPPG; encoded by the coding sequence ATGGCAGAAGATACCATTTTCAGTAAAATTATCCGTCGGGAAATTCCAGCGGCGATCGTCTATGAAGATGATCTTTGCCTAGCTTTCAAGGATGTTAATCCCCAAGCGCCAGTCCATGTGCTTTTAATCCCCAAAAAGCCTTTACCCCAATTGTCAGCGGCCACCCCGGAAGACCATGCCCTACTGGGTCATCTTTTGCTCAAAGCCAAGGAAGTAGCGGCGGATCTAGGCATTGGCGATCAATTTCGCTTAGTCATTAATAACGGGGCGGAAGTGGGGCAAACTGTGTTCCATCTCCACCTCCATATCCTTGGCGGTCGCCCTTTTAGCTGGCCTCCGGGTTAA
- a CDS encoding alpha/beta fold hydrolase, translating into MQSFSPQITAPTGNYWHWQGHEIYYVRAGQPQPDRPSLLLVHGFGASTDHWRKNIEGLQDQFQVWAIDLLGFGRSAKPALEYSGQLWEQQLLDFIDQVIGEKTVVAGNSLGGYASLCAAANGGDKIAGVVLLNSAGPFGDQISERGINFVQKAIQSLMLQPLPSYLLFQYLRRKPTIRKTLQKVYVDQTAVTDRLVEEIYRPSCDGGAAQVFASVFKSPQGEMVDKLLAKLQAPLLAIWGQGDPWMRVKERSVKFRQHYPQLTEHFLPAGHCPHDEDPSTVNQLMRDWLATIG; encoded by the coding sequence ATGCAGTCCTTTTCGCCCCAGATCACCGCACCCACAGGTAATTATTGGCACTGGCAAGGGCATGAGATCTACTATGTCCGGGCCGGACAACCCCAGCCGGATCGACCTTCTTTACTTTTAGTGCACGGCTTTGGTGCTTCCACTGACCATTGGCGTAAAAACATTGAAGGACTCCAAGACCAGTTTCAGGTGTGGGCGATTGATCTGTTGGGCTTCGGGCGATCGGCTAAACCGGCTCTGGAATATAGCGGCCAACTGTGGGAACAGCAGTTACTGGATTTTATTGACCAGGTGATTGGGGAAAAAACCGTGGTGGCGGGCAATTCCCTAGGGGGTTACGCTTCCCTCTGTGCGGCGGCCAACGGTGGCGACAAAATTGCCGGGGTGGTGTTGCTCAATAGTGCCGGGCCATTTGGTGATCAAATTAGTGAGCGCGGTATTAATTTTGTGCAAAAAGCAATTCAAAGCTTGATGCTCCAGCCCCTACCCAGTTACTTACTGTTTCAATATTTGCGGCGCAAACCCACCATTCGGAAGACCTTACAAAAAGTTTACGTAGATCAAACAGCAGTGACCGATCGCCTGGTGGAAGAAATTTATCGTCCTTCCTGTGATGGGGGGGCGGCCCAGGTGTTTGCCTCGGTGTTTAAATCTCCCCAGGGGGAAATGGTGGATAAACTCCTGGCTAAATTACAAGCGCCCCTGTTGGCTATTTGGGGACAGGGGGATCCTTGGATGCGGGTCAAGGAAAGGAGTGTTAAGTTTCGACAACATTACCCCCAACTAACGGAGCATTTTTTGCCGGCGGGCCACTGTCCCCACGACGAAGATCCGTCCACTGTCAATCAGTTAATGCGGGATTGGTTAGCTACCATTGGTTAG
- a CDS encoding DUF192 domain-containing protein, with product MTPLTFRNLGQSKAPSIARTLVTIGLGIGLAMGTVGCSPSYSRSPLVESLPLTAKVTIGSETILLEVATTPAQQAQGLMFRTELAGDRGMLFTFPEPRIARFWMKNTLIPLDMIFLRDGQIKQIITNVPPCKADPCPNYGPLNQEVNQVLELGAGRAQQLGLEVDQVLEFLPLSGSL from the coding sequence ATGACCCCATTGACTTTTCGTAACTTAGGTCAATCTAAAGCCCCATCTATTGCGCGGACTTTGGTAACCATTGGCTTGGGTATTGGATTGGCAATGGGGACGGTGGGGTGTAGCCCTAGTTATTCCCGATCGCCGCTGGTGGAATCTTTACCTCTGACGGCCAAGGTAACCATTGGTTCGGAAACAATTCTGTTGGAAGTCGCCACAACTCCTGCCCAGCAGGCCCAGGGCTTGATGTTTCGCACCGAACTAGCTGGTGATCGGGGGATGTTATTCACTTTTCCAGAACCCAGAATTGCCCGCTTTTGGATGAAAAATACCCTGATTCCCCTGGATATGATCTTTTTGCGGGATGGGCAAATTAAACAAATTATTACGAACGTTCCCCCCTGTAAAGCCGATCCTTGTCCCAACTACGGCCCCCTCAACCAAGAGGTTAACCAGGTGTTGGAGCTGGGGGCAGGACGGGCGCAGCAATTAGGTTTGGAAGTTGACCAAGTGCTGGAATTTTTGCCCCTGTCGGGTAGTTTATAG
- a CDS encoding bacterioferritin-associated ferredoxin — MYICVCRGISDKQIEAAAQQGITSLEELSESMGVGADCGVCQGHACQVLEAIARRKLT, encoded by the coding sequence ATGTATATCTGCGTTTGCCGGGGTATTAGCGATAAGCAAATTGAAGCGGCTGCCCAGCAGGGCATAACCTCCCTAGAAGAGTTGTCCGAGTCCATGGGAGTAGGGGCTGACTGCGGTGTCTGCCAAGGCCATGCTTGCCAGGTGCTAGAGGCGATCGCCAGAAGGAAATTAACCTAG
- a CDS encoding GtrA family protein: protein MITRETLPVYLQRLWQNAMVRWWIIGIIAMVLNVVLLDWFKVSLGMGLTWASVLSAEVITIIRYGAIDLWVFRNPNLSWQRCWEYHVANFSGFFLWSLIIVILGNKLGWDHKIAAIVATMITVFWSMATNFLWVWRKPKKKA, encoded by the coding sequence ATGATTACCAGGGAAACCTTGCCCGTTTATTTACAACGCCTTTGGCAAAACGCCATGGTGCGCTGGTGGATCATTGGCATTATTGCCATGGTTTTGAACGTTGTCCTCTTGGATTGGTTCAAAGTGTCCCTCGGCATGGGCCTCACCTGGGCTTCCGTCCTCTCCGCCGAAGTCATTACCATCATTCGTTACGGGGCGATTGACCTCTGGGTATTTCGTAATCCTAACCTTTCTTGGCAACGCTGTTGGGAATACCATGTGGCCAATTTCAGTGGCTTTTTTCTCTGGAGTTTAATTATTGTAATTTTGGGCAATAAATTGGGCTGGGACCATAAAATAGCGGCTATCGTTGCCACCATGATTACCGTATTTTGGAGCATGGCCACTAACTTTCTTTGGGTCTGGCGTAAACCGAAAAAGAAAGCTTAA
- a CDS encoding cytosine deaminase — protein sequence MSSPLVLPSDGHYWLKNAHIPPNLVKTKVNFPENFQFPRPWEDLGLYHLEIADGKIKNIVAVGQGEESDLVTDDGVPRVDLSKRMILPCFVDMHTHLDKGHIWGRSPNVDGTFSGAIASTERDAELHHSPEDIYRRMEFALQCSYAHGTAAVRTHIEMAGQKSQIAWQTFQQLRQAWADRLTLQGVAMVTTDYYLGSAGEKLADQMAHGGGILGGVAYAGPQVEAQLTRLMTLAQARNLAIDLHVDENGDRRSRVLHQVAAIALKVGFTGQIVCGHCCSLDVQSPQQVQQTLALVKQANIAIISLPLCNLYLQGRHQPQKPAWRGITKVHAIHAEGIPLVFASDNCRDPFFPFGDHDGLEILNQSVRIGQLDPPYGHWCATVNQTPAQLMGLADYGRLAVNGPADLVIFPARYFSEIFSRPQGDRLVIRKGKPTHKKTPHYQELDDLMGA from the coding sequence ATGTCTTCCCCTCTGGTTCTTCCCAGTGATGGCCACTATTGGCTTAAAAATGCCCATATTCCCCCCAATTTGGTCAAAACCAAGGTAAATTTTCCCGAAAATTTTCAGTTTCCCAGGCCTTGGGAGGATTTAGGACTTTACCATCTAGAAATTGCCGACGGCAAAATCAAAAATATCGTTGCTGTTGGGCAGGGGGAAGAGTCCGATTTAGTTACCGACGATGGTGTCCCCAGGGTGGATTTGAGTAAAAGAATGATCTTGCCCTGTTTTGTGGATATGCATACCCACTTAGATAAGGGCCATATCTGGGGGCGATCGCCAAATGTTGATGGAACCTTTTCTGGAGCCATTGCTAGCACGGAAAGGGATGCTGAATTGCACCATAGCCCAGAAGATATTTACCGCAGAATGGAATTTGCCCTCCAATGTAGCTATGCCCATGGCACGGCAGCGGTGCGTACCCACATAGAAATGGCTGGTCAGAAAAGTCAGATTGCTTGGCAAACTTTTCAACAACTGCGCCAAGCCTGGGCCGATCGCCTAACTTTACAAGGGGTGGCGATGGTTACCACGGATTATTATCTAGGCTCTGCAGGGGAAAAGTTAGCCGACCAGATGGCCCATGGGGGAGGAATTCTGGGGGGAGTGGCCTACGCTGGGCCCCAGGTGGAAGCCCAGTTAACCCGTTTGATGACCCTAGCCCAAGCCAGAAATTTGGCCATTGACCTGCACGTAGACGAAAATGGCGATCGCCGCTCCCGAGTATTGCATCAAGTAGCCGCCATCGCCTTAAAAGTCGGTTTCACCGGTCAAATTGTCTGTGGGCACTGTTGCAGTTTAGATGTGCAATCCCCCCAGCAAGTCCAGCAAACATTGGCTTTAGTCAAACAGGCTAATATCGCTATCATTAGTTTGCCCCTTTGTAACCTGTACCTCCAGGGCCGCCATCAACCCCAGAAACCGGCCTGGAGAGGAATTACCAAAGTTCATGCCATTCACGCGGAGGGCATTCCCCTCGTCTTTGCCAGTGATAACTGTCGGGATCCGTTTTTTCCCTTTGGTGACCATGATGGCCTGGAAATTTTGAACCAATCCGTACGCATTGGCCAATTGGATCCTCCCTACGGTCACTGGTGTGCCACCGTTAATCAAACCCCTGCCCAATTAATGGGACTTGCCGACTACGGCCGCCTTGCTGTGAATGGTCCAGCGGATCTAGTTATCTTTCCAGCCCGTTATTTCAGTGAGATCTTTTCCCGCCCCCAAGGCGATCGCCTAGTGATACGCAAAGGAAAACCCACCCACAAAAAAACACCGCACTACCAAGAGTTAGATGATTTGATGGGAGCTTGA
- a CDS encoding type II toxin-antitoxin system PemK/MazF family toxin: MNTIYEQFDVVIVPVPFTDRQSDIRRPALILSDAPAFNNRIGHSVMAMITSAKNAPWPLDTPIEDTRSAGLFTPSVVRMKLFTLEHKYILDCVGSLSKQDRLMVKSAFPHVFKLG, encoded by the coding sequence TGTCCCAGTTCCCTTCACGGATAGGCAATCTGATATTCGTCGCCCCGCTTTAATTTTGTCCGACGCCCCCGCTTTTAATAACCGCATTGGTCACAGTGTTATGGCTATGATCACTTCGGCAAAAAATGCCCCCTGGCCCCTCGATACCCCCATTGAAGACACCCGTTCAGCGGGATTGTTTACGCCTTCGGTGGTGAGGATGAAACTGTTCACCCTAGAACACAAGTATATCCTCGACTGTGTTGGCTCTCTGTCAAAGCAAGACCGATTGATGGTGAAGAGTGCTTTTCCCCATGTTTTTAAACTCGGTTAG